The Leucobacter chromiiresistens genome has a window encoding:
- a CDS encoding aminotransferase, translating to MSDASPGGLVRPDVTEADARTIARDCYGLEVTAAELGSNQDRNFALTAADGSRSVLRIDNPVFADDAREAQHAALDAYRAAGVPAAAVLPGLDGRLTQRWRGFAVRRSEFAPGEPMVDLGYFAPAVLESFGALSAASANALADLSHPGLDRSHMWDMRVAYDETERLADSIDDEDLRERVLRAARSAHAALAPLVEALPVQAVHGDLTDDNVMGVRGADARVHPQTVLDLGDLSYGWRVAELAVTASSLLQHDPDRPLRVLDAIAAFHRAAPLSASEARAVWPLVVLRAALLVTSGYRQLEIDGDNAYARDRVAGEQAMLDAATALPLAEATEHVLAGLGFAGVAHGTGLRLLAVPQVPAAKSGGVEPLRALLPELDGEAAVLDPGVESDALASGAWLDPDAEERLVRDALVAGRAAAVLPYGVFRLTRTLIDAQESGATWPIATEIHLAAGGAQPVASPVPGTVASATSRGVLLELEGGWHLAIDGAAAEAAEGGSVSAGAVIARIDASADTRAISVTLIRADAVDGDEPPILAVDEPEVGLAPLVTPDRVPAWRRFTGDPAALLGLPHLAQRDESGDELARRSEIFASAQERYYERPMQIERGWRHHLIDTTGRAYIDMVNNVTGLGHGHPGVADAVNRQIRRLNTNSRFLYRELAEYSERLLALLPDRSELDTVLLVNSGSEAVDLALRLAQAATGRKTVVALREAYHGWTMASDAVTTSAYDNPYALQNRPDWVEVADVPNRFRGTYRGEATGSRYAADLGDDLRRLAAEGRDAAAFICESVLGNAGGVLLPDGYLADVYARVRAAGGLCIADEVQVGFGRMGSSFWGFEQSGVTPDIITIAKPMGNGFPIGGVITSKRIADALATQGQFFSSAGGNPLSCRVGIAVLDAMEQEGLQQNALHVGSRLADGFRALAERHEIIGPIHGEGLYLGVELVRDRQSLEPATAEAAAVCERLKELGVIVLTTSERSNVLKVKPPLCLTAESADAVLAALDRALSEGW from the coding sequence ATGAGTGACGCTTCACCGGGTGGATTGGTGCGCCCGGATGTGACCGAGGCCGACGCCCGAACGATTGCACGCGACTGCTACGGGTTGGAGGTGACCGCAGCCGAACTCGGCAGCAACCAGGACCGCAACTTCGCGCTCACCGCCGCCGACGGCTCGCGCAGCGTGCTGCGGATCGACAACCCCGTGTTCGCCGACGACGCGCGTGAGGCGCAGCACGCCGCGCTCGACGCGTACCGCGCCGCCGGTGTGCCCGCGGCGGCCGTGCTGCCGGGACTGGACGGCCGACTGACCCAGCGCTGGCGAGGGTTCGCCGTGCGCCGCAGCGAGTTCGCGCCGGGGGAGCCGATGGTCGACCTCGGCTACTTCGCGCCGGCCGTGCTCGAGAGCTTCGGCGCCCTGTCGGCCGCGTCGGCGAACGCGCTCGCCGACCTCTCCCACCCGGGCCTCGACCGCTCCCACATGTGGGACATGCGGGTCGCCTACGACGAGACCGAGCGGCTCGCCGACTCGATCGACGACGAGGATCTGCGCGAGCGCGTGCTGCGCGCGGCCCGGTCGGCGCACGCAGCGCTGGCACCGCTCGTCGAGGCGCTGCCCGTGCAGGCCGTCCACGGCGATCTGACCGACGACAACGTGATGGGGGTGCGCGGCGCCGACGCCCGCGTGCACCCGCAGACCGTGCTCGACCTGGGCGATCTCTCCTACGGGTGGCGCGTCGCGGAGCTCGCGGTCACCGCGAGCTCGCTGCTGCAGCACGACCCCGATCGCCCGCTCAGGGTGCTCGACGCGATCGCCGCGTTCCACCGCGCGGCGCCCCTCTCGGCGTCGGAGGCGCGGGCCGTCTGGCCCCTCGTCGTGCTGCGCGCGGCGCTGCTGGTGACGAGCGGATACCGGCAGCTCGAGATCGACGGCGACAACGCGTACGCTCGCGACCGCGTCGCGGGTGAGCAGGCCATGCTCGACGCGGCCACCGCGCTGCCGCTCGCCGAGGCGACGGAGCACGTGCTCGCCGGACTCGGGTTCGCGGGCGTCGCGCACGGCACCGGCCTGCGACTGCTGGCCGTTCCGCAGGTTCCCGCCGCGAAGTCGGGCGGCGTCGAACCGCTGCGCGCGCTGCTCCCGGAACTCGACGGCGAGGCCGCCGTGCTCGACCCCGGGGTCGAATCCGATGCGCTCGCATCGGGCGCGTGGCTCGATCCCGACGCCGAGGAGCGTCTCGTGCGGGACGCCCTCGTGGCGGGGCGCGCGGCCGCGGTGCTCCCGTACGGCGTCTTCCGGCTGACGCGCACCCTGATCGACGCGCAGGAGTCGGGAGCGACGTGGCCGATCGCGACCGAGATCCACCTCGCCGCAGGTGGGGCTCAGCCGGTCGCGAGCCCCGTCCCGGGCACCGTCGCCTCGGCGACGAGCCGGGGCGTGCTGCTCGAACTGGAGGGCGGCTGGCATCTCGCGATCGACGGCGCCGCCGCGGAGGCGGCCGAGGGCGGCTCGGTCTCCGCAGGGGCCGTGATCGCGCGCATCGACGCCTCGGCTGACACCCGCGCGATCTCGGTGACGTTGATCCGCGCCGACGCCGTCGATGGCGACGAGCCGCCGATCCTCGCCGTCGACGAACCCGAGGTCGGCCTGGCCCCGCTCGTCACTCCCGACCGGGTGCCGGCCTGGCGCCGGTTCACCGGGGACCCGGCGGCGCTGCTCGGGCTGCCGCACCTCGCCCAGCGCGACGAGTCGGGCGACGAACTCGCCCGACGCTCCGAGATCTTCGCGAGCGCGCAGGAGCGGTACTACGAGCGGCCGATGCAGATCGAGCGGGGCTGGCGCCACCACCTGATCGACACCACCGGCCGGGCCTACATCGACATGGTGAACAACGTCACCGGGCTCGGCCACGGCCACCCGGGCGTCGCCGACGCGGTGAACCGGCAGATCCGCCGACTCAACACGAACTCCCGCTTCCTCTACCGAGAGCTGGCGGAGTACAGCGAGCGCCTGCTCGCGCTGCTGCCCGACCGGTCGGAGCTCGACACCGTGCTCCTCGTGAACAGCGGCTCCGAAGCGGTCGACCTCGCCCTGCGGCTGGCCCAGGCCGCGACCGGGCGCAAGACGGTTGTCGCGCTGCGCGAGGCGTATCACGGCTGGACCATGGCGTCGGATGCGGTCACGACGAGCGCGTACGACAACCCGTACGCGCTGCAGAATCGTCCCGACTGGGTCGAGGTCGCCGATGTTCCCAACCGCTTCCGCGGCACCTACCGCGGCGAGGCGACGGGATCGCGGTACGCGGCCGATCTCGGGGACGACCTGCGGCGCCTCGCCGCCGAGGGGCGCGACGCCGCAGCGTTCATCTGCGAGTCGGTGCTCGGCAACGCCGGCGGCGTGCTGCTCCCCGACGGCTACCTCGCCGATGTCTACGCGCGGGTGCGCGCGGCAGGCGGGCTCTGCATCGCCGATGAGGTGCAGGTCGGGTTCGGGCGGATGGGCTCGAGCTTCTGGGGGTTCGAGCAGTCGGGCGTGACGCCCGACATCATCACGATCGCGAAGCCGATGGGCAACGGATTCCCGATCGGCGGCGTCATCACCTCGAAGCGGATCGCCGACGCGCTCGCGACGCAGGGCCAGTTCTTCTCCTCCGCCGGCGGCAACCCCCTGAGCTGCCGCGTCGGCATCGCGGTGCTCGACGCGATGGAGCAGGAGGGCCTGCAGCAGAACGCGCTCCACGTCGGATCGCGTCTCGCCGACGGCTTCCGCGCGCTCGCCGAGCGCCACGAGATCATCGGGCCGATCCACGGCGAGGGGCTCTACCTCGGCGTCGAACTGGTGCGCGATCGGCAGAGCCTCGAACCCGCGACCGCCGAGGCGGCCGCCGTCTGCGAGCGGCTCAAAGAGCTCGGCGTGATCGTGCTCACCACCTCCGAGCGCTCGAACGTGCTCAAGGTGAAGCCGCCGCTCTGCCTCACCGCCGAGAGCGCAGACGCGGTGCTCGCGGCGCTCGATCGCGCGCTCTCCGAGGGCTGGTAA
- the rph gene encoding ribonuclease PH, with product MTETLRADGRTPQQTRPVAIERGWSAQAEGSALISFGGTKVLCTASFTPGVPRWLTGKGTGWVTAEYSMLPRSTNERMQRESIKGRVGGRTHEISRLIGRSLRAVIDTKALGENTIVIDCDVLQADGGTRTASITGAYVALVDAIEWARERGFIAKRAQPLTDSVAAISVGIVDGVPLTDLAYVEDSRAETDMNVVVTGSGDFVEVQGTAEGAPFKRTELDALLDLALVSTTELAELQRTALAEGR from the coding sequence ATGACCGAGACACTCCGCGCCGACGGGCGCACCCCGCAGCAGACCCGTCCGGTCGCGATCGAGCGCGGGTGGAGCGCGCAGGCCGAGGGCAGTGCGCTCATCTCGTTCGGCGGCACGAAGGTGCTCTGCACCGCCTCCTTCACGCCGGGAGTGCCGCGCTGGCTCACAGGCAAGGGCACCGGGTGGGTGACCGCCGAGTACTCGATGCTGCCCCGCTCCACGAACGAGCGCATGCAGCGCGAGTCGATCAAGGGCAGGGTCGGCGGTCGCACGCACGAGATCTCGCGCCTGATCGGCCGGAGCCTCCGCGCGGTCATCGACACGAAGGCCCTCGGCGAGAACACGATCGTCATCGACTGCGATGTGCTGCAGGCCGACGGCGGCACCCGCACCGCATCGATCACCGGCGCCTACGTCGCGCTCGTCGACGCGATCGAGTGGGCGCGCGAGCGCGGCTTCATCGCGAAGCGGGCCCAGCCGCTCACCGACAGCGTCGCCGCGATCTCCGTCGGCATCGTCGACGGCGTGCCGCTCACCGACCTCGCGTACGTCGAGGATTCGCGCGCCGAGACCGACATGAACGTCGTCGTGACCGGATCGGGCGACTTCGTCGAGGTGCAGGGCACCGCCGAGGGCGCGCCGTTCAAGCGCACCGAGCTCGACGCGCTGCTCGATCTCGCGCTCGTGAGCACGACCGAGCTCGCCGAGCTGCAGCGCACCGCGCTCGCGGAGGGCCGCTGA
- the rplS gene encoding 50S ribosomal protein L19: MQKLDLVDAASLKSDIPEFRAGDTVKVHVNIVEGNRSRVQVFQGVVISRHGEGVRETFTVRKISFQVGVERKFPVHSPAIEKIEVVSRGDVRRAKLYYLRGLTGKKAKIKEKRDR, encoded by the coding sequence ATGCAGAAGCTCGACCTGGTCGATGCCGCGTCGCTCAAGAGCGACATCCCCGAATTCCGCGCCGGCGACACCGTCAAGGTGCACGTGAACATCGTCGAGGGCAACCGCTCGCGCGTGCAGGTGTTCCAGGGCGTCGTGATCTCCCGCCACGGCGAGGGCGTTCGCGAGACCTTCACCGTGCGCAAGATCAGCTTCCAGGTGGGCGTGGAGCGCAAGTTCCCCGTGCACTCGCCCGCGATCGAGAAGATCGAGGTCGTCAGCCGCGGTGACGTGCGTCGTGCGAAGCTCTACTACCTGCGCGGCCTCACCGGCAAGAAGGCGAAGATCAAGGAGAAGCGCGACCGCTAG
- a CDS encoding TIGR00645 family protein, with product MTERSAQAGPGPASRTLAAFIFASRWLQAPLYLGLIIAQAVYVVLFFVELWHLVENVVASGHISETDVMLSVLALIDIVMIANLLIMVIIGGYETFVSKIRVQGHHDEPEWLSHVNTNLLKVKLAVSIISISSIHLLKTFIEVGRMENGVVRNADGSVLYSWDGVMWEVVIHLAFIVSAIALAWIDRMSQHHATGATGGLSVGRIESGLRGDEARAEGSATAGEEFVTVRLPAGSRLPEGAEVVPNDR from the coding sequence ATGACCGAACGCAGCGCGCAGGCCGGCCCGGGCCCCGCCTCGCGGACCCTCGCCGCCTTCATCTTCGCGAGCCGGTGGCTGCAGGCCCCCCTCTACCTCGGGCTCATCATCGCGCAGGCGGTCTACGTCGTGCTCTTCTTCGTCGAGCTCTGGCACCTCGTCGAGAACGTCGTCGCGTCGGGGCACATCAGCGAGACCGACGTGATGCTCAGCGTGCTCGCGCTCATCGACATCGTCATGATCGCGAATCTCTTGATCATGGTCATCATCGGGGGCTACGAGACGTTCGTCTCGAAGATCCGCGTGCAGGGGCACCACGACGAGCCCGAGTGGCTGTCGCACGTCAACACCAACCTGCTCAAGGTCAAGCTCGCCGTCTCGATCATCTCGATCTCGTCGATCCACCTGCTCAAGACCTTCATCGAGGTGGGGCGCATGGAGAACGGGGTCGTGCGCAACGCCGACGGCAGCGTGCTCTACTCGTGGGACGGCGTGATGTGGGAGGTCGTCATCCACCTCGCGTTCATCGTCTCGGCCATCGCCCTCGCCTGGATCGACCGCATGAGCCAGCACCACGCAACCGGCGCCACCGGCGGGCTGAGCGTCGGGAGGATCGAGTCGGGGCTGCGCGGCGACGAGGCGCGCGCCGAGGGCTCGGCCACCGCCGGCGAGGAGTTCGTCACCGTGCGCCTGCCGGCAGGATCCCGGCTCCCCGAGGGCGCCGAAGTGGTGCCGAACGACCGCTAA
- the murI gene encoding glutamate racemase → MSSQQPDAFAPIGVFDSGVGGLTVARAIRDQLPGEAMIYVGDTARAPYGPRPIAEVRRFALEILDGLVEQGVKMLVIACNTASAAVLRDARERYDVPVVEVIGPTVRSAAAITRTGRVGLIGTRGTIQSRAYDDLFAMRPEIELSSAACPRFVELVEAGETSGPAVHEVAREYLAPLVAEGIDTLVLGCTHYPFLRGAIRQVVGPDVALVSSDIETANVVFQELTELQLLRPAGAPDPELRYEATGPDTAGFVELARRMLGIGIDSVDHLETGAIRLPR, encoded by the coding sequence GTGAGTTCGCAGCAGCCCGACGCGTTCGCCCCGATCGGGGTGTTCGATTCCGGAGTCGGCGGTCTGACCGTGGCGCGCGCGATCCGGGACCAGTTGCCCGGCGAGGCGATGATCTACGTCGGCGACACGGCGCGCGCGCCCTACGGCCCTCGCCCGATCGCCGAGGTGCGCCGATTCGCCCTCGAGATTCTCGACGGCCTCGTGGAGCAGGGCGTGAAGATGCTGGTGATCGCCTGCAACACCGCGTCGGCGGCGGTGCTGCGAGACGCGCGCGAGCGCTACGACGTGCCCGTCGTGGAGGTCATCGGCCCCACGGTGCGCAGCGCCGCCGCCATCACGCGCACCGGCCGGGTCGGGCTGATCGGCACGCGGGGCACGATCCAGTCGCGCGCCTACGACGATCTCTTCGCCATGCGGCCCGAGATCGAGTTGAGCTCCGCCGCGTGCCCCCGCTTCGTCGAACTCGTCGAGGCCGGCGAGACGAGCGGCCCCGCCGTGCACGAGGTCGCTCGCGAGTACCTCGCGCCGCTCGTCGCCGAGGGCATCGACACGCTGGTGCTCGGCTGCACGCACTACCCGTTCCTGCGCGGGGCGATCCGGCAGGTGGTCGGCCCCGACGTCGCGCTCGTGTCGAGCGATATCGAGACGGCGAACGTCGTGTTCCAGGAGCTCACCGAACTGCAGCTGCTGCGCCCGGCGGGCGCGCCCGATCCCGAGCTGCGCTACGAGGCCACCGGCCCCGACACGGCGGGCTTCGTCGAACTGGCGCGCCGCATGCTCGGGATCGGCATCGACAGCGTCGACCACCTCGAGACCGGCGCGATCCGCCTCCCGCGCTGA
- a CDS encoding ribonuclease HII, which yields MAVAAAAVAKDPTLVVEQEYFAAGAEIVIGVDEVGRGAIAGPVAVGVHAVVAGTDAFPEGLRDSKLLSEKRRDGVAPLVHAWGSGAVGFASAEEIDAHGITTMLGQAARRALLELRAAGVPVERSVILLDGAHDWLSTVLRAPLDVRTRVGADRACASVAAASVRAKVARDALMREADEAHPEYAWASNKGYGAKAHFAGIAAHGLTELHRHTWIKLSAVGSASLEA from the coding sequence GTGGCGGTCGCGGCAGCCGCGGTCGCGAAGGATCCGACGCTCGTCGTCGAGCAGGAGTACTTCGCGGCGGGCGCCGAGATCGTCATCGGCGTCGACGAGGTGGGGCGCGGCGCGATCGCCGGGCCGGTCGCGGTCGGAGTGCACGCCGTCGTCGCCGGCACCGACGCGTTTCCCGAGGGGCTGCGCGATTCGAAGCTGCTGAGCGAGAAGCGGCGCGACGGGGTCGCCCCGCTCGTGCACGCCTGGGGTTCTGGCGCCGTGGGGTTCGCGAGCGCCGAGGAGATCGACGCTCACGGCATCACGACGATGCTCGGCCAGGCGGCGCGCCGTGCGCTGCTCGAGCTGCGGGCGGCGGGAGTGCCGGTGGAGCGCTCGGTGATCCTGCTCGACGGCGCGCACGACTGGCTCTCGACGGTGCTCCGCGCCCCGCTCGACGTCCGCACCCGCGTGGGGGCGGATCGCGCCTGCGCGAGCGTGGCCGCGGCGTCGGTGCGGGCGAAGGTCGCGCGCGACGCGCTGATGCGGGAGGCCGACGAGGCGCACCCCGAGTACGCGTGGGCGTCGAACAAGGGGTACGGGGCGAAGGCGCACTTCGCGGGCATCGCGGCGCACGGCCTCACCGAACTGCACCGGCACACCTGGATCAAGCTCTCGGCGGTCGGCTCCGCTAGTCTGGAAGCGTGA
- a CDS encoding Fpg/Nei family DNA glycosylase, whose amino-acid sequence MPEGHSVHRIARQFAVNFVGTAPEVTSPQGRFAQGAAQLSGREMLDARAVGKQMFLEFAGDRWLRVHLGIYGAWDFAGDVRVDPSIQIHGQAAGRTKLGQTGEYSRPESARPLDRDGEDSVASIGAPRRTRVRMAESDRETAAPAAFPPEPVGQVRVRLLNELVCADLRGPTACEVLTPGEVDAVIQRLGPDPANVNTPAERDRFVERALRKRTPIGLVLMDQSVIAGIGNVYRAEMLFRAELNPHTPANTIDRSVLEALWDDWAHLLEIGITVGQMMTIDGLSGEEYQRALVDRDERHSVYKLEGTPCKRCGTNIVLEEFGARKLYWCPGCQT is encoded by the coding sequence ATGCCCGAGGGGCACAGCGTCCACCGCATCGCGCGTCAGTTCGCGGTGAACTTCGTCGGCACCGCTCCCGAGGTGACGAGCCCCCAGGGGCGTTTCGCGCAGGGGGCGGCGCAGCTCAGCGGCCGCGAGATGCTCGATGCGCGCGCCGTCGGCAAGCAGATGTTCCTCGAGTTCGCGGGGGATCGCTGGCTCCGCGTGCATCTCGGCATCTACGGCGCGTGGGACTTCGCAGGCGACGTGCGCGTCGATCCGTCGATCCAGATCCACGGGCAGGCCGCGGGGCGCACGAAGCTCGGGCAGACGGGGGAGTACTCCCGGCCCGAGAGCGCGCGGCCGCTCGACCGCGACGGCGAGGACTCGGTGGCGTCGATCGGCGCTCCCCGACGCACTCGGGTGCGCATGGCCGAGTCGGATCGCGAGACGGCCGCCCCTGCGGCGTTCCCACCGGAGCCCGTCGGGCAGGTGCGGGTGCGGCTGCTGAACGAGCTCGTCTGCGCCGACCTGCGCGGGCCGACCGCCTGCGAGGTGCTGACGCCCGGCGAGGTCGATGCCGTGATCCAGCGACTCGGGCCCGACCCCGCGAACGTCAACACTCCGGCGGAGCGCGACCGGTTCGTGGAGCGCGCCCTCCGCAAGCGGACGCCCATCGGACTCGTGCTGATGGACCAGTCGGTGATCGCCGGGATCGGCAACGTGTACCGCGCCGAGATGCTCTTCCGCGCCGAGCTGAACCCGCACACGCCGGCGAACACCATCGATCGCTCGGTGCTGGAGGCGCTCTGGGACGACTGGGCGCACCTGCTCGAGATCGGCATCACCGTCGGGCAGATGATGACGATCGACGGCTTGAGCGGCGAGGAGTACCAGCGCGCGCTCGTCGACCGCGACGAGCGGCACTCGGTCTACAAGCTCGAGGGCACGCCCTGCAAGCGCTGCGGCACGAACATCGTGCTCGAGGAGTTCGGCGCCCGCAAGCTGTACTGGTGCCCGGGCTGCCAGACCTGA
- the lepB gene encoding signal peptidase I: MSEAEATTSPQRARRGGVLGFLRDLLVILVVAFLVSFLLKTFLVRSFFIPSESMQNTLQIDDRILVNQLVPDLIDVQRGDIVVFKDPGGWLYPRSTEPPRGFERVLQAVGLAADTSNEYVVKRVIGVGGDRVECCDAQGRVMVNGVPIDEPYVVIPPGETRASAIDFDVTVPENSLWVMGDNRYQSKDSRYNQDQPGKGFVPEDEVVGRAFVLNWPLNRFTWLGTPEGTFTGVDAAKEN, from the coding sequence ATGAGTGAAGCCGAGGCAACGACCTCTCCGCAACGTGCGCGTCGAGGCGGGGTGCTCGGGTTCCTGCGAGACCTGCTCGTCATCCTCGTGGTCGCCTTCCTCGTCTCCTTCCTGCTGAAGACGTTCCTCGTGCGCAGCTTCTTCATCCCCTCCGAGTCGATGCAGAACACGCTGCAGATCGACGACCGCATCCTGGTGAATCAGCTCGTGCCCGACCTCATCGACGTGCAGCGCGGCGACATCGTCGTATTCAAGGATCCGGGCGGGTGGCTGTACCCCCGCAGCACGGAGCCCCCGCGCGGCTTCGAGCGCGTGCTCCAGGCGGTCGGGCTCGCCGCCGATACGAGCAACGAGTACGTCGTGAAGCGTGTGATCGGCGTCGGCGGCGACCGCGTCGAGTGCTGCGACGCGCAGGGGCGCGTCATGGTGAACGGCGTGCCGATCGACGAGCCGTACGTCGTGATCCCCCCGGGCGAGACCCGGGCCTCCGCCATCGACTTCGACGTGACGGTGCCCGAGAACTCGCTCTGGGTGATGGGCGACAACCGCTACCAGAGCAAGGATTCACGGTACAACCAGGATCAGCCCGGCAAGGGGTTCGTGCCCGAGGACGAGGTGGTGGGGCGCGCGTTCGTGCTGAACTGGCCGCTCAACCGCTTCACCTGGCTCGGCACGCCCGAGGGGACCTTCACCGGCGTCGACGCCGCGAAGGAGAACTGA
- the rdgB gene encoding RdgB/HAM1 family non-canonical purine NTP pyrophosphatase, translated as MTTVVLASHNAHKLEELRRVLGPLIPGIELVGYDGPEPVENGLSFEENAFIKARAAAAHTGLPAIADDSGIAVDVLGGCPGIFSARWGGPARNDRANLELLLWQLTDVGDDHRDAGFVCAAALALPGESREGDICELGVWPGRVLRQPAGAHGFGYDPIFQPEGETRSAAELASAEKDALSHRTRAFTALAPAIRALFD; from the coding sequence ATGACGACCGTGGTCCTCGCCTCGCACAACGCGCACAAGCTGGAGGAGCTGCGCCGCGTCCTCGGCCCGCTGATCCCCGGGATCGAGCTGGTCGGATACGACGGGCCGGAGCCCGTGGAGAACGGGCTGAGCTTCGAGGAGAACGCGTTCATCAAGGCCCGCGCCGCTGCCGCCCACACCGGGCTTCCCGCGATCGCCGACGACTCGGGCATCGCCGTCGACGTGCTCGGCGGCTGCCCCGGCATCTTCTCGGCGCGCTGGGGCGGCCCCGCACGCAACGATCGCGCGAACCTCGAACTGCTGCTCTGGCAGCTCACCGATGTCGGAGACGACCACCGCGACGCGGGATTCGTGTGCGCCGCGGCGCTCGCCCTGCCGGGGGAGTCGCGCGAGGGCGACATCTGCGAACTCGGGGTCTGGCCGGGGCGCGTGCTCCGGCAGCCCGCCGGCGCGCACGGCTTCGGCTACGACCCGATCTTCCAGCCCGAGGGGGAGACCCGCTCGGCCGCGGAACTCGCCTCCGCTGAGAAGGACGCCCTGTCGCACCGCACCCGCGCGTTCACCGCGCTCGCTCCGGCGATCCGGGCGCTCTTCGACTGA
- the mgtE gene encoding magnesium transporter — protein sequence MTTQQIPIIEASYDGIMQHLSAGDLPALTRDLAPHTAAELVPLFARVDLRQRAVLFRLLSKQRAMEVFEALPPTLQSDLLDGLQHAEVSRLFAELDPDDRLWLLDEVPSVLATQMLRGLPEQDRLQTAALLGYPQGSVGRRMTPEYVSTRASLTVGQTLERVQAHIDDAETVYTIPVLDATRVVVGIVSLRELLAARAEDAIEALMRPAHTALATETDEFAARRCADLSLLALPIVDSEERLVGMLTIDDAIRILEHVESEDAARQGGSEPLRRPYLSTPVRTLVRSRVVWLLVLAVGATLTVQVLEIFEATIEQVTVLALFVPLLIGTGGNTGNQAATTVTRALALGDVRPRDIFRVLARESRTGALLGLLLGALGFGIAGALYSLPIGAVIGLTLLAVCTVAAVVGGCMPLLARAVRVDPAVFSNPFISTFVDATGLLVYFAIASAVLGL from the coding sequence ATGACCACTCAGCAGATCCCGATCATCGAGGCCTCGTACGACGGCATCATGCAGCATCTCTCCGCCGGCGATCTGCCGGCCCTCACCCGCGACCTCGCACCCCACACGGCCGCCGAGCTCGTGCCGCTGTTCGCCCGGGTCGACCTGCGGCAGCGCGCCGTGCTCTTCCGCCTGCTCTCCAAACAGCGCGCGATGGAGGTGTTCGAAGCGCTCCCGCCCACCCTGCAGAGCGATCTGCTCGACGGCCTGCAGCACGCCGAGGTGAGCCGCCTGTTCGCAGAGCTCGACCCCGACGACCGGCTCTGGCTCCTCGACGAGGTGCCGTCGGTGCTCGCGACGCAGATGCTGCGCGGCCTCCCCGAGCAGGATCGCCTGCAGACCGCCGCACTGCTCGGATACCCGCAGGGCAGCGTGGGGCGCCGCATGACGCCGGAGTACGTGTCGACGCGCGCATCGCTCACCGTCGGGCAGACGCTCGAGCGCGTGCAGGCCCACATCGATGACGCCGAGACGGTGTACACGATCCCGGTGCTCGACGCGACGCGGGTCGTGGTCGGCATCGTCAGCCTGCGCGAGCTGCTGGCCGCCCGAGCCGAGGACGCGATCGAGGCGCTCATGCGGCCGGCGCACACCGCCCTCGCGACCGAGACCGACGAGTTCGCCGCGCGCCGCTGCGCCGATCTCTCGCTGCTGGCGCTCCCGATCGTCGACAGCGAAGAGCGCCTGGTCGGAATGCTCACGATCGATGACGCCATCCGCATCCTCGAGCACGTGGAGAGCGAGGACGCCGCGCGCCAAGGCGGATCCGAGCCGTTGCGCCGCCCCTACCTGTCGACTCCCGTGCGCACCCTCGTGCGCTCGCGCGTGGTGTGGCTGCTCGTGCTCGCCGTGGGCGCGACGCTGACGGTGCAGGTGCTCGAGATCTTCGAGGCGACGATCGAGCAGGTGACCGTGCTCGCGCTGTTCGTGCCGCTCCTCATCGGCACCGGCGGCAACACCGGCAACCAGGCGGCGACGACGGTGACGCGCGCGCTCGCCCTGGGCGACGTGCGGCCCCGCGACATCTTCCGCGTACTCGCCCGCGAATCGCGTACCGGCGCGCTGCTCGGCCTGCTGCTAGGAGCCCTCGGGTTCGGGATCGCGGGAGCGCTCTACTCCCTGCCGATCGGGGCCGTCATCGGCCTGACGCTGCTCGCCGTGTGCACGGTGGCCGCCGTGGTGGGCGGGTGCATGCCGCTGCTGGCGCGCGCGGTGCGCGTCGATCCGGCGGTCTTCTCGAACCCGTTCATCTCAACGTTCGTCGATGCCACCGGTCTGCTCGTCTACTTCGCGATCGCTTCGGCGGTGCTCGGGCTCTGA
- a CDS encoding ribose-5-phosphate isomerase encodes MRIHVATDHAGLEFSQQLQDHLRAQGHQVIDHGPAEYDALDDYPSFCINAAIGVARDERDGVEALGVVFGGSGNGEQMAANKVAGIRAALVWNDATATLAREHNNANVISIGARQHDVADAIRFIEIFIDTPFTGEERHVRRIAQLGEYERTGAIDGKHVDSL; translated from the coding sequence ATGCGCATCCACGTCGCCACAGATCACGCCGGACTCGAATTCAGCCAGCAGCTGCAGGATCACCTGCGCGCCCAGGGCCACCAGGTCATCGACCACGGCCCCGCCGAATACGACGCACTCGACGACTACCCGTCGTTCTGCATCAACGCGGCGATCGGCGTCGCGCGCGACGAGCGCGACGGCGTCGAGGCGCTCGGCGTGGTCTTCGGCGGCTCGGGCAACGGCGAGCAGATGGCCGCGAACAAGGTCGCGGGCATCCGCGCCGCGCTCGTGTGGAACGACGCGACGGCGACGCTGGCGCGCGAGCACAACAACGCCAACGTGATCTCGATCGGAGCGCGGCAGCACGACGTCGCCGATGCGATCCGCTTCATCGAGATCTTCATCGACACCCCCTTCACGGGTGAGGAGCGCCATGTGCGCCGCATCGCGCAGCTCGGCGAGTACGAGCGCACGGGGGCGATCGACGGCAAGCACGTCGACAGCCTCTGA